The genomic region CTGAAAATGGCAATTGGCTTTTTAGCCGGATTGTATGGATTTTCGTCACGCTTGCGCGTGACGAAAAGGAATAGCAAGAGGGTAACGGGCTGCGCCGCGTTACATATTCCATTTTCATTTTAATCCATTGATATTTAATTAGTTAATAACAATCAGGATTTAAAATTTCCAACAATTTGCGTCAAATAGTCTTGGAACACCAGTAAACAGGGATGGATTTACGTCAAATCTTTAAAAAAGCGAAAGGAAATGGATTCATTCATCACTATCAGGTTCAAACGAAAAACTGCCAAGCGGTTTCAGGAATTTTCCAAAATGCATTTTAAAACGCACACCGAAGCGATGGAAAACATCCTTGATTTCTTTCTCTATAACGAAATTTCCCCAAGGGAAAAATTAGGACCAACCGGACGTACTATCGAGGCTAAATTGCTCAAAAGAATCAATGCGGTCATCGCCATAATGCGTGATGTAGAAAAAACCCAAACCAAACCTACGGTCGCAATGTTGCAATCCCTTTTTGTGATGGAAGAACCTAACAAAAAGCCATTGATAGTTGAAAAGAAATATGCCGAAGAAAAGAAAGAAGTACGCTTTCGAGAAAGCGATAACCCGAACAATCAACTTTGAAATTTCCAGCGATGTACATCACAATAACACCCCAAAAGATGGGCGGTAATTTTTCCAAAAGTTCGGCAGATTTTGTTGGGTATTTAGAGAAAGAAAATCAAGGTCTGGAACAACAGGATATGGAACATTTTTTCAATCAATATGGCGATGAGATTTCTGCTGAGGAAGTCATTAAGGAAATTGATGGGAATACCGCAAAACTGGAAAAACACGAACCAAGATTCTACTCAATTACCGTGAGTCCTTCAAAATATGAATTGCAAAAACTTCAGAACAGTAGCGAAGATTTAAAAAAATATACTCGTGAACTGATGAAAGATTATGTGGCTTCATTCAATAGGGAAATCAAAGGGAGACCTGTTAATATCGATGACATAAAGTACTATGCAAAAATAGAGCATCAACGCACCTTCAAGGGAACAGATTTTCAGGTAAAAGAGAACCAACCGTATGCCACCAAAATTCTTCAGCTCAAAACCGAAATCCGAAACGTTCAGGAAGGACGAGCTGAAGGGAATATTAAAAGGATGAAAAAGGAAATCGCCAAACTGGAATACCAAGCACCACATCATCAAAACGGAAAACGCATTGTCCAGGGAATGCGAAAAGATGGAAACCAGAGCCATATCCATATTATCGTGAGCCGTAAGGATGCGTCCAACAGATTCAGCTTATCGCCAGGAAGCAAATACAAAGCATCCGACGTGAAGTTGAATGGGCAAACCGTAAAACGAGGATTTGACCGAGATGAATTCTTTAATAATGCAGAAAAAACTTTTGATAAGACTTTTGGCTATAAACGAAACTTTGCCGAGACCTACAAAGCCCGAAAGGATTTTGTAAAAAATCCCAATCTCTATTTCGCTGCCTTGATGAAATTACCAGCTAACGAAAAGGCCTTGGCTTTCAAAATGATAGCAAAGACCGGATTGCCGATAGTGCCAAATATTCCAGTTAGTCAAACACAGATTGCACTTCGAGTTCTTAAGCGGTTGAGACGTGGTGCTGAAATAGCAATTAAATCGAGTTCCATAGGAATATAAAAGTTATGCAGATAGATGACCTCATAACGACACTTTCAATTATTGGTCTGGCCAGTATTGTTTTCTATGCGATGTTTCGGGTAAGTAGGTACGCATTCATCGTTAATTTTCTGGTGCTTGGTGCGATGGTGTTTTACTTAAACAAGGAAAATGCATTGACTCTTATTGCCCTATATCTGGTTTGCCCTCTCATATTAATTAACATAGGAATGTACGTGTTCCTGCACAAAACGGATAAACCTAAAAATGGCGATAGCAAATATCAGGTCAGCTTTGCCACCACCAAAGGAAATTTCAAATTGGATAACATCAAACGAGGTGCATCCATAATCGGTTCCGCTGGAAGTGGTAAGACCGAAAGCGTTGTGTACGGATTTTTGAAACACTTCCAGAAAGAAGGGTTTTGCGGAATTATCCACGACTATAAGGATTTTGAACTGACCGAAATGGCGTATCCACTTTTCAAGGATAGCGATATTCCGTTTAAGGTCATTTCCTTTGATAAAATCATCCATAGGGTAAATCCTATTGCCCCACGCTATTTAGAGAACGAGGAAAGCGTTAATGAGGTATCGCGGGTATTAATCGAGAACCTTTTAGAACAAAGAGAAAGCGGAACAACTGGCACAACAAAATTCTTTAATGATGCAGCTGAGGGATTGATTGGTGGTTTGATTTGGAAATTGAAAACTGACTATCCTAAGTATTGTACGCTACCTCATTTAATAGCCATTTATCAATTGTTGGACACCGATAGTCTTATACAGTTTTTGGAAACCAATACCACTTCACGAGCGATGGCAGATGCTTTTATTAGTGGTAAGGATTCGGATAGGCAGACCGCAGGTGTAAAAAGCACCCTGGCCAATGCGCTAAAGCGAATTAGCACACAACGCATTTTTATGGCATTATCGGCAGATGAAGTGCCGTTAAATATAAATAGTGAAGATAATCCTGCAATCATTTCCGTAGTGAATAATCCAAAATATGAGACTTCTTATTCACCCGTAATTGCCACTATAATTCATACCATTACCAAACAAATGAGCGTACGAAATTCTAAATCATCATTCTTGCTAATGGAAGAAGCGCCTACCATTCGATTATTGAATATGCATCGCATTCCTGCAACTTTGAGAAGCTATGATATTGCCACTATCTACGTAATGCAAGATAAAATTCAGAATGATATGATGTATGGTGATAAGGCAAGTAAAGCTATTTTAAGCAATTTATCTTATCAGTTTTTCGGAAAGGTCAACGACCCAGACACAGCAAAATATTATGAGCGTTTTTTTGAAATAATCAAGGATCCAACTAAAAGTATTAGTCGTGGTCATAATCTAGATTTTGATACACGAATTACAACAGGCGAAAAGGAAATCCCCAAGATTAGAGCAAACATATTTTTTAGATTGAAACAGGGCGAGTTTATAACCTATGCCGATGGGAAAGATAAGAAGGTACAGTTTAAGTTACAATCTATCAAACGAGAACTTCCGACAGAATCTAACCAGTTTTCTCAGGCAGATTTAGAGGCTAATTTTGAGAGGGTTTATGATGAAGTGCGGTCGATATTCAGATAAGATACTACTAACAGTCAAAAGCGAAAAAGCAATTTTCTTCTTACATTTTTTAACGGATTATTTTAACTTTAGCGTCATTTATTAAGAGGTTTTTCAAGATATAAAGTTGGTTGAAAAGTATGTTTTGTTGTCATAATTAATTAACCAAAATTGAAAGTATTATTTTAAAGATATGGGCAACGCAGTAGTTAAATATTTGAACCAGAACGGCACCTATTCTACAAACGAATTAGAGCTTTTAGAAGAAGCCCTTGAATACAAAACCTTAAACAAAAATGACTTCGTACTCAAAGCTGGCGAAATATGTGATAGTGTTGGCTTCGTTACCAATGGGTCTTTTTTCCAATACAAATATGATGATAATGGCAATACCATAGTTTCTGATTTTTACATTGAGAGTGATTGGGTCATCAATACAAAAAGTTTCACTTCACAAAAACCATCCGAGTACAATATTCAAGCTTTTAAGAAGTCTTCCATCTATTTCCTTTCCATCGAGTCCATCCACAGCTTAATTGCTAAATCCCAGTCCTTTTTGCAAATGGGGAAAGTTTTGGAAGCGGGCAATTCGAGTAACACATTTTTTAAAGACCTTAAAGCACCTGATGATAAATATGCCTTGCTATTAAAGGAACGACCTGAAATCATCAAGAGATTTCCACAAAAGCTCATTGCATCGTATCTTAATATAACACCAGAAACCCTCAGTCGGGTTCGCAAAAGGTTAAAGTGATTTCTTGATTTCAATCAAGTGTCAGCAAGACTCATTCCATTGATATTTGTTTTTAAAAATAAATCCAATGGAAAAACACTATTTCAAAAGTACAGGTATCTCACTTATTTCAGGTGCCTTGCTCATTATTCTAACAATGGTATTGCATCCTTCAGGTGGTAGCATTGAGCATATCATCAAAATTTCAAAGACCATCACCATCGCCCATTCCCTAGCCATTTTTAGTTTGCCCATATTGTTGTTTGGATTTTACGGACTTACATTAAGGTTGATGGACAAGTGGAAATTATCCTTTCTCGGATTCATCATTATCGCTTTTGGGCTTATTGCTGCAATGTTCGCCGCATTATTTAATG from Costertonia aggregata harbors:
- a CDS encoding BfmA/BtgA family mobilization protein, translated to MDSFITIRFKRKTAKRFQEFSKMHFKTHTEAMENILDFFLYNEISPREKLGPTGRTIEAKLLKRINAVIAIMRDVEKTQTKPTVAMLQSLFVMEEPNKKPLIVEKKYAEEKKEVRFRESDNPNNQL
- the mobB gene encoding MobB family relaxase, encoding MYITITPQKMGGNFSKSSADFVGYLEKENQGLEQQDMEHFFNQYGDEISAEEVIKEIDGNTAKLEKHEPRFYSITVSPSKYELQKLQNSSEDLKKYTRELMKDYVASFNREIKGRPVNIDDIKYYAKIEHQRTFKGTDFQVKENQPYATKILQLKTEIRNVQEGRAEGNIKRMKKEIAKLEYQAPHHQNGKRIVQGMRKDGNQSHIHIIVSRKDASNRFSLSPGSKYKASDVKLNGQTVKRGFDRDEFFNNAEKTFDKTFGYKRNFAETYKARKDFVKNPNLYFAALMKLPANEKALAFKMIAKTGLPIVPNIPVSQTQIALRVLKRLRRGAEIAIKSSSIGI
- a CDS encoding type IV secretory system conjugative DNA transfer family protein, with product MQIDDLITTLSIIGLASIVFYAMFRVSRYAFIVNFLVLGAMVFYLNKENALTLIALYLVCPLILINIGMYVFLHKTDKPKNGDSKYQVSFATTKGNFKLDNIKRGASIIGSAGSGKTESVVYGFLKHFQKEGFCGIIHDYKDFELTEMAYPLFKDSDIPFKVISFDKIIHRVNPIAPRYLENEESVNEVSRVLIENLLEQRESGTTGTTKFFNDAAEGLIGGLIWKLKTDYPKYCTLPHLIAIYQLLDTDSLIQFLETNTTSRAMADAFISGKDSDRQTAGVKSTLANALKRISTQRIFMALSADEVPLNINSEDNPAIISVVNNPKYETSYSPVIATIIHTITKQMSVRNSKSSFLLMEEAPTIRLLNMHRIPATLRSYDIATIYVMQDKIQNDMMYGDKASKAILSNLSYQFFGKVNDPDTAKYYERFFEIIKDPTKSISRGHNLDFDTRITTGEKEIPKIRANIFFRLKQGEFITYADGKDKKVQFKLQSIKRELPTESNQFSQADLEANFERVYDEVRSIFR
- a CDS encoding Crp/Fnr family transcriptional regulator, whose translation is MGNAVVKYLNQNGTYSTNELELLEEALEYKTLNKNDFVLKAGEICDSVGFVTNGSFFQYKYDDNGNTIVSDFYIESDWVINTKSFTSQKPSEYNIQAFKKSSIYFLSIESIHSLIAKSQSFLQMGKVLEAGNSSNTFFKDLKAPDDKYALLLKERPEIIKRFPQKLIASYLNITPETLSRVRKRLK